A region of Lichenibacterium dinghuense DNA encodes the following proteins:
- a CDS encoding glucose 1-dehydrogenase has protein sequence MRLAGKTALVTGSASGFGAEIARVFAREGAKVVLFDLNGPGAEAVAAEIGPAALAVAGDVTSRADVDRALDAAAEHGGGAFDIIVNNAGWTHRNKPLLEVTEDEFDRVYAINVKSIYHMVSAAVPRLKGRGGVIVNVGSTAGIRPRPGLTWYNSTKGAVNLLTRSLAVELAPERIRVNCIAPVMGATGLLESFMGVPDTPENRARFIATIPLGRLSEPKDIANAALYLASDEAEFVTGVILEVDGGRTI, from the coding sequence ATGCGCCTCGCAGGCAAGACCGCTCTGGTGACCGGGTCCGCGTCGGGATTCGGCGCCGAGATCGCCAGGGTTTTCGCGCGCGAGGGCGCGAAGGTCGTCCTCTTCGACCTCAACGGGCCGGGCGCCGAGGCCGTCGCGGCCGAGATCGGCCCCGCCGCGCTCGCGGTGGCGGGCGACGTGACGTCCCGCGCCGACGTGGACCGCGCGCTCGACGCCGCGGCCGAGCACGGCGGCGGCGCCTTCGACATCATCGTCAATAACGCCGGCTGGACCCACCGCAACAAGCCGCTGCTGGAGGTGACGGAGGACGAGTTCGACCGCGTCTACGCCATCAACGTCAAATCCATCTACCACATGGTGTCCGCCGCCGTGCCGCGCCTGAAGGGCCGCGGCGGCGTGATCGTCAACGTGGGCTCGACGGCCGGCATCCGCCCGCGCCCCGGCCTCACCTGGTACAATTCCACCAAGGGCGCCGTGAACCTGCTGACCCGCTCGCTCGCGGTGGAGCTCGCGCCCGAGCGCATCCGCGTGAACTGCATCGCCCCGGTGATGGGCGCGACGGGGCTGCTGGAGTCCTTCATGGGCGTGCCCGACACGCCCGAGAACCGCGCCCGCTTCATCGCCACCATCCCGCTCGGCCGCCTCAGCGAGCCGAAGGACATCGCCAACGCGGCGCTCTACCTCGCCTCCGACGAGGCCGAGTTCGTCACCGGCGTGATCCTCGAGGTGGACGGCGGCCGCACGATCTGA
- a CDS encoding 2-hydroxyacid dehydrogenase: MSDERGTPARIVVTRRFAPALMDRFATAGAWVNLDDEPLTAAEIAVTAADHAADALVVTATDRVDAALIAALPPSVRAIATYSVGHDHLDLDAARARGIAVLTTPDVLSDAVSEMAVLCLLGAARRAHEGARLIYEGRWRGWSPTLLLGRDVTGGRLGVFGMGRIGRAVARRLARGFDMEVHYFNRSRLAPELEDGASYCDSAADLLAVSDFLVLAAPATPETARFLNADSIARLPPDAVVVNVARGGLVDDEALIAALRTGRVAAAGLDVFDGEPALHPGYLDLPNVFLQPHQGSATVGTRVRMGELLLDSVEAVLAGREVGNRVA, from the coding sequence TTGAGCGACGAACGCGGAACGCCAGCCCGGATCGTGGTGACGCGCCGCTTCGCCCCGGCCCTGATGGACCGGTTCGCCACCGCGGGCGCCTGGGTCAACCTCGACGACGAGCCCCTGACGGCGGCCGAGATCGCCGTCACCGCGGCGGACCACGCCGCCGACGCGCTGGTGGTGACGGCGACCGACCGGGTCGACGCCGCGCTCATCGCGGCGCTGCCCCCCAGTGTCCGCGCGATCGCGACCTATTCGGTCGGCCACGACCACCTCGACCTCGACGCCGCCCGCGCGCGCGGCATCGCCGTGCTGACGACGCCGGACGTCCTCAGCGACGCCGTGTCCGAGATGGCGGTGCTGTGCCTGCTCGGCGCCGCCCGCCGCGCCCACGAGGGCGCGCGCCTGATCTACGAGGGCCGGTGGCGCGGCTGGTCGCCGACGCTGCTGCTCGGGCGCGACGTCACCGGCGGGCGCCTCGGCGTGTTCGGCATGGGCCGGATCGGGCGGGCGGTCGCCCGCCGCCTCGCGCGTGGCTTCGACATGGAGGTGCACTACTTCAACCGCAGCCGGCTCGCGCCGGAGCTCGAGGACGGCGCCTCCTATTGCGACAGCGCGGCCGACCTCCTCGCCGTCAGCGACTTCCTGGTGCTGGCCGCGCCCGCGACGCCCGAGACCGCGCGGTTCCTGAACGCGGACAGCATCGCGCGGCTGCCGCCCGACGCCGTGGTGGTCAACGTCGCGCGCGGCGGGCTCGTCGACGACGAGGCGCTGATCGCCGCATTGCGGACCGGCCGCGTGGCGGCGGCGGGGCTCGACGTGTTCGACGGCGAGCCGGCCCTCCACCCCGGCTACCTCGACCTGCCCAACGTGTTCCTGCAGCCGCACCAGGGCAGCGCGACGGTGGGCACCCGCGTGCGCATGGGCGAGCTGCTGCTCGACAGCGTCGAGGCGGTGCTGGCGGGGCGGGAGGTCGGCAACCGGGTCGCGTGA
- a CDS encoding HD domain-containing protein gives MTAELIGRPHFNFKAPLDAAAAADPLLSRLIGTPAFARLSNVRFLGGIDYARIPAPNGRPGSRRYTRYQHSLGVARLALLYAELRGLPPDERRLIGAAALLHDIGHAPLSHSLEPVFKEAFRIDHHLATADVLFGRVPLGAEVHAALREAGIDVERLAAVIEGREEGHDGFFAGPINFDTIEGILRSHTYEKPAPRLSPETVTMAATRRRDAADRDTVDEFWRCKDMVYGNIINCEKGMLADAVCQDAMRREIGRFTRADYLSTERKLFAKLPELRALLTAPHFEREARRALTAPLRARTRRFFTDPTIDFFARDDRARYRQKRSERILEVRELTDERIEELRQDLFNDARRDREGPDLF, from the coding sequence GTGACAGCAGAGTTGATCGGCCGGCCGCATTTCAACTTCAAGGCGCCGCTCGACGCCGCGGCCGCGGCGGATCCCCTGCTGTCCCGCCTGATCGGCACGCCGGCCTTCGCGCGGCTCTCCAACGTGCGCTTCCTCGGCGGCATCGATTACGCCCGCATCCCGGCGCCCAACGGCCGGCCGGGCAGCCGCCGCTACACCCGCTACCAGCACAGCCTCGGCGTGGCGCGGCTGGCGCTGCTCTACGCGGAGCTGCGCGGGCTGCCGCCCGACGAGCGCCGGCTGATCGGCGCCGCGGCGCTGCTGCACGACATCGGCCACGCGCCGCTGTCGCACTCGCTGGAGCCCGTGTTCAAGGAGGCCTTCAGGATCGACCACCACCTCGCCACGGCGGACGTGCTGTTCGGCCGCGTGCCGCTCGGCGCGGAGGTCCACGCGGCGCTGCGCGAAGCGGGGATCGACGTCGAGCGGCTCGCCGCCGTGATCGAGGGGCGCGAGGAGGGCCACGACGGCTTCTTCGCCGGGCCGATCAACTTCGACACGATCGAGGGCATCCTGCGCTCGCACACCTACGAGAAGCCGGCCCCGCGCCTCAGCCCCGAGACCGTCACGATGGCGGCCACGCGGCGCCGCGACGCCGCCGACCGCGACACGGTGGACGAGTTCTGGCGCTGCAAGGACATGGTCTACGGCAACATCATCAACTGCGAGAAGGGCATGCTGGCCGACGCCGTGTGCCAGGACGCGATGCGCCGCGAGATCGGCCGCTTCACCCGCGCCGACTACCTCAGCACCGAGCGCAAGCTCTTCGCGAAGCTGCCCGAGCTGCGGGCCCTGCTCACCGCCCCGCATTTCGAGCGGGAAGCCCGCCGGGCCCTCACGGCGCCGCTGCGGGCCCGCACGCGCCGCTTCTTCACCGACCCGACGATCGACTTCTTCGCGCGAGACGACAGGGCCCGCTACCGCCAGAAGCGCTCCGAGCGCATCCTGGAGGTGCGCGAGCTGACGGACGAGCGGATCGAGGAGCTGCGACAGGACCTGTTCAATGACGCACGCCGCGATCGCGAAGGCCCGGACCTATTCTGA
- a CDS encoding FAD/NAD(P)-binding protein gives MTGMRRIVIVGGGASGVLLAVHLLRHRPDGLIVTLVEKRPELGAGVAYATRHPDHLLNVRASNMSAFPDDPGHFARWLAGTAGTGNCGPDGFAPRRLYRDYLAHLTDPLFLDGQLRRVRGEAVALRDDASGVEVLCRREGGPETALRGDVAVVATGNEGPSLPPEPWRYAGWGGEQERPPIPHDAPVVVIGTGLTMVDRVMWLLHDGHSGPITAVSRHGLMPQAHRPAAAFAVGEVPFGAPVLALTGWLRGRAAAAERAGAGWRAAVDGLRPHTQALWAGLPEAERRRFLRHARPFWDVHRHRIAPQAEARLDEARARGQLRVLAGHVTGFDPCPGGVAVSVKPRGAEGAEVLEAAAVFECRGRAADVTRSENPALQDLLRGGRARPDALGLGLDVTDGCALVDAAGRASDRLFAAGPVTAGTFWEIVAVPDIRQQAARLAGALLAGRAAADAPDREVA, from the coding sequence ATGACGGGGATGAGGCGGATCGTCATCGTGGGAGGCGGCGCCAGCGGCGTGCTTCTGGCCGTCCACCTGCTCCGCCACCGGCCCGACGGGCTGATCGTGACGCTGGTCGAGAAGCGGCCGGAGCTCGGCGCCGGCGTCGCCTACGCGACCCGGCACCCGGACCACCTGCTCAACGTCCGCGCGTCCAACATGAGCGCCTTCCCGGACGACCCCGGCCACTTCGCCCGCTGGCTCGCCGGAACCGCCGGCACGGGCAACTGCGGCCCGGACGGCTTCGCGCCGCGGCGCCTCTACCGCGACTACCTCGCCCACCTGACCGACCCGCTGTTCCTCGACGGCCAGCTCCGGCGCGTGCGCGGCGAGGCGGTGGCGCTGCGCGACGACGCGTCCGGCGTCGAGGTCCTGTGCCGCCGCGAGGGCGGGCCCGAGACGGCCCTGCGCGGCGACGTCGCCGTGGTGGCGACCGGCAACGAGGGGCCGTCGCTGCCGCCGGAGCCCTGGCGCTACGCCGGCTGGGGCGGCGAGCAGGAGCGGCCCCCGATCCCGCACGACGCGCCCGTCGTGGTGATCGGGACGGGCCTGACCATGGTCGACCGCGTGATGTGGCTGCTGCACGACGGGCACTCGGGCCCGATCACGGCGGTGTCGCGCCACGGGCTGATGCCGCAGGCCCACCGCCCGGCGGCGGCCTTCGCCGTCGGCGAGGTGCCCTTCGGCGCCCCGGTGCTCGCCCTGACGGGATGGCTGCGCGGCCGGGCGGCGGCGGCCGAGCGCGCCGGGGCCGGCTGGCGCGCGGCGGTGGACGGGCTGCGCCCGCACACCCAGGCGCTGTGGGCCGGCCTGCCGGAGGCCGAGCGGCGGCGCTTCCTGCGCCACGCCAGGCCGTTCTGGGACGTGCACCGCCACCGCATCGCGCCGCAGGCCGAGGCCCGGCTCGATGAGGCGAGGGCGCGCGGACAGCTCAGGGTGCTGGCCGGCCACGTGACCGGCTTCGACCCCTGCCCCGGCGGCGTCGCCGTGTCGGTGAAGCCGCGCGGGGCGGAGGGCGCGGAGGTGCTCGAAGCCGCGGCGGTGTTCGAGTGCCGCGGCCGCGCCGCGGACGTCACCCGGTCCGAGAACCCGGCCCTGCAGGACCTCCTGCGCGGCGGCCGGGCGAGGCCCGACGCGCTCGGGCTCGGCCTCGACGTCACGGACGGCTGCGCGCTCGTCGACGCCGCGGGCCGCGCCTCGGACAGGCTCTTCGCCGCGGGCCCGGTCACGGCCGGCACCTTCTGGGAGATCGTGGCCGTGCCCGACATCCGCCAGCAGGCGGCGCGGCTGGCCGGGGCGTTGCTGGCCGGCCGGGCCGCGGCGGACGCGCCGGACCGGGAGGTCGCCTGA
- a CDS encoding lysozyme inhibitor LprI family protein, whose amino-acid sequence MPALLGLALLAGPARAKQPDWADAPESKRPDYAASRAICAKLKGVVPPAADAPTPAEAASLADCSSEALYFGIARPADPKAARLCAFVEKRNADPQVTNFGYTGDNTLMLVYANGLGAARNLDVATALACRVDGAPAENDGRVKHLADLKAKNWQGTDFSLCDDITSGLMMGVCAAHEQLITRAKREATLAKAMAGWSPAERAAFAPLKRAEGAFADAHGRNEVDLSGTGRGAFETEAEEQVNDAFLALVGDVDAGRVAADGAAGAKAADDALNAAYKALLARAPELSRYGSGMSAAGFAETERLWIRYRDAWVAFAKVRKPDLAPDALLARLSRERAAQLKAVAGG is encoded by the coding sequence GTGCCGGCCCTTCTGGGGCTCGCCCTCCTCGCCGGCCCCGCGCGGGCGAAGCAGCCCGACTGGGCCGACGCGCCGGAGTCGAAGCGCCCGGACTACGCGGCCTCGCGGGCGATCTGCGCGAAGCTGAAGGGCGTCGTGCCGCCCGCCGCCGACGCGCCGACGCCGGCCGAGGCCGCCAGCCTCGCCGATTGCTCCTCCGAAGCGCTGTATTTCGGCATCGCCCGCCCGGCCGACCCGAAGGCGGCGCGGCTCTGCGCCTTCGTGGAGAAGCGCAACGCCGACCCGCAGGTGACCAACTTCGGCTATACGGGCGACAACACGCTGATGCTGGTCTACGCCAACGGCCTCGGCGCCGCGCGGAACCTCGACGTCGCGACGGCCCTCGCCTGCCGGGTCGACGGTGCTCCCGCCGAGAACGACGGCCGCGTGAAGCACCTCGCCGACCTCAAGGCGAAGAACTGGCAGGGCACCGACTTCAGCCTCTGCGACGACATCACCAGCGGGCTGATGATGGGCGTCTGCGCCGCCCACGAGCAGCTCATCACCCGCGCGAAGCGCGAAGCCACGCTCGCCAAGGCGATGGCGGGATGGAGCCCGGCCGAGCGGGCCGCCTTCGCGCCGCTGAAGCGCGCCGAGGGGGCCTTCGCCGACGCGCACGGCCGCAACGAGGTGGACCTGTCCGGCACGGGCCGCGGCGCCTTCGAGACGGAGGCCGAGGAGCAGGTCAACGACGCCTTCCTGGCCCTCGTCGGCGACGTCGACGCCGGCAGGGTCGCGGCCGACGGCGCGGCCGGCGCCAAGGCGGCCGACGACGCGCTGAACGCGGCCTACAAGGCGCTCCTGGCGCGCGCGCCGGAGCTGTCCCGCTACGGCTCGGGCATGTCGGCCGCGGGCTTCGCCGAGACGGAGCGGCTGTGGATCCGCTACCGCGACGCCTGGGTGGCCTTCGCCAAGGTGCGGAAGCCGGACCTGGCGCCGGACGCGCTCCTGGCCCGGCTGTCGCGCGAGCGCGCGGCGCAGCTCAAGGCCGTCGCGGGCGGCTGA
- a CDS encoding FadR/GntR family transcriptional regulator, whose protein sequence is MKPVVTCRPAAPNALESVISPQKPSGARIHGQIVGTLAREVLGGALAPGDALPNEDLLAARFDVSRSSVREAVKTLAAKGLIESRQRVGARIRPRADWHMLDPDLLAWHPDVLHDRPLMEGLLETRRIIEPAAAELAAARATDAEFDALAAALDAMAEAAPHDIDACAEADLAFHGGIIAASRNVVLGGLVATIAAALRASLRATNAVTDDQARSVASHRAVLDAMRRRDGAAARAAMSAVLDNTEHDLHAV, encoded by the coding sequence ATGAAACCCGTTGTCACCTGCCGCCCCGCGGCGCCGAACGCCCTGGAGAGCGTCATCAGCCCGCAGAAGCCATCCGGCGCCCGCATCCACGGCCAGATCGTCGGCACGCTCGCCCGCGAGGTGCTGGGCGGCGCGCTCGCGCCCGGCGACGCCCTGCCCAACGAGGACCTGCTGGCGGCGCGGTTCGACGTCAGCCGCTCGTCGGTGCGCGAGGCCGTCAAGACGCTGGCCGCCAAGGGGCTGATCGAGAGCCGACAGCGCGTCGGCGCCCGCATCCGCCCGCGGGCCGACTGGCACATGCTCGACCCCGACCTGCTGGCCTGGCACCCGGACGTGCTGCACGACAGGCCCCTGATGGAGGGGCTGCTGGAAACGCGGCGCATCATCGAGCCCGCCGCGGCCGAGCTCGCGGCGGCGCGCGCCACCGACGCCGAGTTCGACGCCCTCGCGGCCGCGCTCGACGCCATGGCGGAAGCGGCGCCGCACGACATCGACGCCTGCGCCGAGGCCGACCTCGCCTTCCACGGCGGCATCATCGCGGCGTCCCGCAACGTCGTGCTGGGGGGCCTCGTCGCCACGATCGCGGCGGCGCTCCGGGCCTCGCTGCGCGCCACCAACGCCGTCACCGACGACCAGGCCCGCTCGGTCGCGAGCCACCGCGCCGTGCTCGACGCCATGCGCCGGCGCGACGGCGCCGCGGCCCGCGCCGCCATGAGCGCCGTGCTCGACAACACCGAGCACGACCTCCATGCTGTCTGA
- a CDS encoding EthD family reductase produces MATRTYTKRLGILRKKDGMTHEAFEAHWLGTHAPLCAKLPGLRRYSVNLVDRERFPKFDYDGFSELWFDSEEDLKAAFASPEGVTLLADLPNFAGDIDPIISVETQILWP; encoded by the coding sequence ATGGCCACCAGGACCTACACCAAGCGCCTCGGCATCCTGCGCAAGAAGGACGGCATGACGCACGAGGCCTTCGAGGCGCATTGGCTCGGCACCCACGCGCCGCTCTGCGCCAAGCTGCCCGGCCTGCGCCGCTATTCGGTCAACCTCGTCGATCGCGAGCGCTTCCCCAAGTTCGACTACGACGGCTTCTCGGAGCTGTGGTTCGACTCGGAGGAGGACCTCAAGGCCGCCTTCGCCAGCCCCGAAGGCGTGACGCTGCTGGCCGATCTGCCGAATTTCGCGGGCGACATCGACCCGATCATCTCGGTCGAGACCCAGATCCTGTGGCCCTGA